In Cytobacillus oceanisediminis, the following proteins share a genomic window:
- a CDS encoding aminotransferase A, with translation MEHLINQKVKDIEISGIRKFFNMVAGTKGMISLTIGQPDFPTPLHVKEAAKQAIDENFTSYTHNAGDIRLRQAAASFVKAKYNLTYNPELEVIVTSGASEAIDIAFRTILDEGSEVILPGPVYPGYEPIIKLCGSVPVHTDISRNKFRFTADLIAEQMSDKTRCIVLPYPSNPTGVSLSLEELEEIAALVKGKDIFILADEIYSELLYDQTHHSIASLLREQTIVINGLSKSHSMTGWRIGLLFAPENLAKHILKVHQYNVTCAASVSQMAALEALTTGINDALPMRHEYAKRRDYVYERLVQMNLDVVKPDGAFYFFIKIPDVSKNSFEFALSLVENAGVAVVPGSAFSSYGEGYFRISFAYSMDTLQEGLDRIEKYLEGIKL, from the coding sequence TTGGAACATTTAATCAATCAAAAAGTGAAGGACATCGAAATTTCTGGAATCAGAAAGTTTTTCAATATGGTTGCCGGCACCAAAGGCATGATTTCTCTTACAATTGGACAGCCTGACTTCCCAACGCCATTACATGTTAAAGAAGCAGCTAAACAGGCAATTGACGAGAACTTTACCTCCTATACACACAATGCGGGCGATATTCGATTGCGGCAAGCTGCAGCTTCTTTTGTAAAAGCAAAATATAACCTTACATATAACCCTGAATTAGAAGTCATTGTGACATCAGGAGCAAGTGAAGCTATCGATATTGCATTCCGTACAATTCTGGATGAAGGATCGGAAGTAATTCTGCCTGGTCCTGTTTATCCCGGTTATGAGCCAATCATAAAGCTTTGCGGTTCAGTTCCGGTTCATACTGATATTTCCAGAAACAAGTTTAGATTTACTGCGGATTTAATTGCAGAACAAATGAGTGATAAAACAAGGTGCATTGTTCTTCCATATCCATCGAATCCTACAGGTGTCAGTCTGAGTTTGGAGGAGCTTGAGGAAATTGCTGCTCTTGTTAAAGGCAAAGATATCTTTATCCTTGCTGATGAAATTTACAGCGAACTGCTCTATGATCAAACGCACCACTCAATCGCTTCCCTTTTGCGGGAGCAGACTATAGTAATTAATGGACTTTCAAAATCCCATTCAATGACAGGCTGGCGCATTGGTCTTTTATTCGCACCGGAAAACCTGGCAAAACATATCTTGAAGGTGCATCAGTATAATGTGACATGCGCAGCTTCTGTCTCCCAAATGGCAGCTCTTGAAGCGCTGACAACAGGAATTAACGACGCCCTGCCAATGAGGCATGAATATGCCAAACGCCGTGACTATGTTTATGAGCGTTTAGTACAAATGAACCTGGATGTAGTCAAACCTGATGGCGCTTTTTATTTTTTTATAAAAATACCAGATGTTTCAAAGAACTCCTTTGAATTTGCCCTTTCTCTTGTTGAAAATGCAGGAGTTGCAGTAGTTCCTGGCAGTGCCTTCTCCTCATATGGAGAAGGTTATTTCCGAATTTCCTTTGCCTATTCCATGGACACATTACAAGAAGGGCTTGACCGGATCGAAAAGTATCTGGAAGGTATTAAATTGTAA
- a CDS encoding RDD family protein, with protein sequence METSLEKQPYESTKEYGGFWLRFAAYLIDSIIVGIPLTILSIVIFMIFFGTSDAFNTMISDPTYMETEMTDEEAFAFMGSYFGALGVTFLVNLVVAVAYFAGLHASKWQGTVGKKLLGLKVTDLNGNRISFWRALGRYLAMAILSGIFLIGYIIAAFTEKKQALHDLIAGTVVLKK encoded by the coding sequence GTGGAGACATCTTTAGAGAAGCAGCCTTATGAAAGCACAAAGGAATATGGCGGGTTCTGGCTCCGATTTGCGGCCTATTTAATCGATTCTATTATTGTTGGAATTCCGCTTACAATTCTAAGCATTGTTATCTTTATGATTTTCTTTGGCACTTCTGATGCTTTTAATACGATGATAAGCGACCCAACTTATATGGAAACAGAAATGACCGATGAAGAAGCTTTTGCATTCATGGGATCTTATTTTGGCGCACTTGGAGTAACCTTTCTTGTCAATCTTGTCGTTGCTGTTGCCTATTTTGCAGGCTTGCATGCATCCAAATGGCAGGGAACTGTGGGAAAAAAGCTGCTGGGATTAAAAGTGACTGACTTAAATGGCAACCGCATTTCTTTCTGGAGGGCGCTAGGAAGATATTTGGCCATGGCCATCCTGTCTGGAATTTTCCTTATTGGCTATATCATTGCTGCCTTTACAGAGAAAAAACAGGCATTGCATGATTTAATCGCAGGCACTGTCGTATTAAAGAAATAA
- a CDS encoding NAD(P)-dependent oxidoreductase has protein sequence MISPENTVIGFVGTGVMGKSMAGHLLKAGYPLVVYTRTKEKASELIENGAKWAETPLDVAKKANVIITIVGYPADVEEVYLGENGIITNGRDNTYVIDMTTSTPTLAKRIYEEAGKKGMHAIDAPVSGGDIGARDAKLSIMAGGDRDAFLAVEPIFNLLGTNIVYQGKAGAGQHTKMCNQIAIASNMIGVCEAVVYAEKAGLDPSTVLQSISSGAAGSWSLSNLAPRIIDGNFEPGFYIKHFIKDMNIALDEAEAMGMMTPGLALAKKMYAELSEKGEENSGTQALYKYWNM, from the coding sequence TTGATTTCACCTGAAAATACAGTTATCGGTTTTGTGGGAACAGGGGTAATGGGCAAGAGCATGGCAGGACATCTGTTGAAAGCAGGTTATCCATTAGTTGTTTATACAAGAACCAAAGAAAAAGCTTCTGAACTAATAGAGAATGGGGCAAAGTGGGCTGAGACGCCATTGGATGTTGCAAAGAAAGCAAATGTCATTATTACGATTGTTGGTTATCCGGCAGATGTAGAGGAAGTGTATCTTGGGGAAAATGGCATTATCACAAATGGCAGAGACAATACATATGTAATTGACATGACCACTTCGACACCTACATTGGCCAAAAGGATATACGAAGAAGCAGGCAAAAAAGGCATGCATGCAATAGATGCCCCTGTTTCAGGAGGAGATATCGGCGCCAGGGATGCAAAGCTTTCAATAATGGCCGGAGGAGACAGGGACGCATTTCTGGCTGTAGAACCGATTTTCAATCTTCTCGGAACAAATATCGTTTATCAAGGAAAAGCAGGAGCCGGACAACACACGAAAATGTGTAATCAAATTGCGATTGCATCAAATATGATAGGGGTTTGTGAAGCGGTAGTTTATGCAGAAAAAGCAGGTTTGGACCCAAGTACAGTTCTGCAAAGCATATCATCTGGTGCAGCAGGCAGCTGGTCACTATCCAATCTTGCACCGAGAATCATTGATGGCAACTTTGAACCAGGCTTTTATATAAAACATTTCATTAAGGACATGAATATCGCCTTAGATGAAGCAGAAGCAATGGGCATGATGACTCCAGGGCTTGCTCTTGCAAAAAAAATGTATGCCGAGCTTTCTGAAAAAGGGGAAGAAAACAGCGGTACACAGGCATTATATAAATATTGGAATATGTAA
- a CDS encoding DinB family protein, producing the protein MKKQEIITHYESFSVWLESLKDLGQENWLKPVSAGKWPVSAVVAHLLFWDRYSLEERFPFFKEGSVLESYPDFQSVNDAAGEYAKKHAQLEIIEELLSVRRQFLRMLEGMSEEKLDTAFKIGSTSLTVRDYFADFIEHDIHHKKQIMPAAGISV; encoded by the coding sequence ATGAAGAAGCAAGAAATTATTACTCACTATGAATCTTTTTCTGTATGGCTTGAGTCGCTAAAAGATCTTGGCCAGGAAAATTGGCTAAAGCCTGTCTCGGCTGGAAAATGGCCGGTTTCGGCAGTAGTTGCCCATCTGTTATTTTGGGATAGATATTCTCTTGAGGAGCGTTTCCCATTTTTTAAAGAGGGCTCAGTACTTGAGAGCTATCCTGATTTTCAAAGTGTAAATGATGCTGCAGGAGAATACGCTAAAAAGCATGCACAATTAGAGATTATTGAAGAACTTTTATCAGTTCGGAGACAATTTCTTCGGATGCTTGAAGGCATGTCAGAAGAAAAACTGGATACAGCTTTTAAAATCGGCAGCACTAGCTTAACTGTGCGCGATTATTTTGCAGATTTTATTGAACATGACATTCACCATAAAAAGCAAATAATGCCGGCAGCCGGCATCAGTGTTTAA